The genomic stretch GTGGCTGCCGAGTCGAAGCAAGCACAGGCGAGCTGGGTCGTGCTGGACAGGTAATGCGACACTGCCACCGGAACACTAGCTGAATTCTTCAGTACCAGCAGCATAGTCACTCATGTGTGAGTTGCTTTGATGTTGCTCAGGGACCTGAAGCTTGAGGAGAGACACTGCATGCAGGACCTCCAATGCAACATCGTCGTCATGAGGCGCTCCCAGCCCAAGGTTGTCCGGCTCAACCTGGCGGAGAAACAGCCGGAGGAACCTGCTCCGGcgccgcctccaccgcagccCGAGCCAAGCGCTTCGGATGGTGGCGAAGTTGCAGGCGGTGTAGAAGAGGAGGAGACGGTCTCAAtccgaggccccgaagtgacgccgAGCTGCAGCACAGAGTCGGAAACACCGTGTGATAGTACTGATGCCGGGGTGTCGTCCGTGTCAAGCTCGGACCCTGGTGGTTCTCCATTGTGTGGTTCTGAAACAGATGCCTCTCTGAAGAAAGAATTGACCGAGGATATGGGAGCTACCTCTGTCTCAAGCTCAGACCATGGCACTGATCCATTTTGTGATTCTGAAGCAATTAGCTCTGTTAAGAAAGAAGCAACCGAGGATGTCAGAACATGCTCTGCCGTAAGCTCAGACCCTGGCAGTTCTCCGTTTTGTGATTCCGAAGCAGATGTCTCTCTGAAGAAAGAAGCAGCCGAAGATACCGGAACATGCTCTGTTACAAGCTCGGACCACGTTGCTTCTACATTTTGTAATTCAGAAACAGACATTTCTCTGAAGAAAGAAGGAACCGATGATACCGGAACATCCTCTGCCCCGAGCTCAGACCCTGCCAGTTCTCCATTTTGTGATTCAGAAACAAATACCTCTCTGACAAATGAAGTGACTGACAGTACCGGAACATCCTCTGTTGCTAGCTCGCGCCCTGTCACTTCTCCACTTTGTGTTTCGGAAACAGATAGCCCTCTGAAGAAAGTAGCAGGCAATGATAATATACAGCATTTGCATGTCAACATATCTGATTCCGAGATGGAAACTTCAACCCCTCAGGCAGCAGCCTCATTGCTTCAACCATGGATGGCTGACATTCTGCAGAGACCTGTATCCTCCAAAGTACTAACACCAAACCGTCCTAGAGCTAGAAGAACTCCCACGGCGGACGCATTGCTCGAGAAGATCTCCAAGCTGGACCTACTGACTGAGATCAGCGCAGTCAGGAGCAGGTCCGACTTGAATTTCAGAGGAAACGTGAGAGACGTCGTCTCTCTGTCGAGGAGCGcgccgcctgggccgccgcctctTTGCTCTGTATGTCAGCATAAGACGCCGGTGTTCGGAAAGCCTCCACGATGGTTCAGCTACGCGGAACTGGAATATGCGACCGGTGGCTTCTCCAGAGCAAATTTCCTGGCCGAGGGTGGGTTTGGGTCTGTTCACAGAGGGGTGCTTCCTGATGGCCAAGCGATTGCTGTTAAGCAGTACAAACTTGCTAGCTCCCAAGGTGATGTCGAGTTTTGCTCGGAGGTGGAGGTTCTGAGCTGTGCACAGCACCGGAATGTTGTGATGCTCATTGGGTTTTGTGTCGAAGACAAGAGGCGGTTGCTGGTTTACGAGTACATTTGCAACAGATCATTGGATACACATCTTTATGGTAAGCTACATTTTATCTTCAGAACTAAACGTGACAAGTCGTTTAGACAGAAATTCATCGGTTCTGCTTTCATGATTCTTGTATTGATTTCTGATGGCAATGTTTGGACAATAGGGAAGTGTACTTGTTTAAATTAATGAGTCTAACCCTGCTGAACATTGCACTCTATTAGGTCGTAACAGAGAGACATTGGGGTGGGCTGCCAGACAAAAGATTGCAGTTGGAGCAGCCAGAGGGCTGCGGTACCTCCATGAAGAATGCAGGGTTGGTTGCATAATTCATCGTGATATGAGACCAAACAACATCCTTGTCACACATGATTTTGAGCCACTGGTATGATCATCAACTTTCTCACAATATAAACAAGTCAGTGCCAGCATTGAAAAAAAAATCCGCAATGATGTGACAATTGCTATAAAACCTTACCTCATACCTACATTATGTTGGACCTTAATAACCATGTGTTATTTATGTGCTAAATAACTATCTGGTTGTCTTTGATCCACTGTGGCTATTGTTTCTGATTTCCTTTATTCATGAAGCTCGGTATCTGGTCATCTCTTAGATTTATTATAATGTCAAGTGTGATAGAGTTGTCTTCCCATTGGTGTCGTGGGGTTCAGTATTAACTGTATTTCATGATGAGATTGAAGTTCATTTCATAATGCTGTCACAGGTCGGCGATTTTGGCTTGGCTAGATGGCAACCTGATGGAGACATGGGTGTCGAAACAAGAGTCATCGGCACATTCGGGTAAGCTACCAGATATGCACATTGCCATGCTTG from Lolium rigidum isolate FL_2022 chromosome 4, APGP_CSIRO_Lrig_0.1, whole genome shotgun sequence encodes the following:
- the LOC124648137 gene encoding inactive protein kinase SELMODRAFT_444075-like; protein product: MAARGGAGEPPRPHPQPQSRGATVVVAARAAPREIPRAAAAWALAHVARHGDTVLLLVLMPPPPPAVPGKRPWGFPFFAGGCATGHAAAAVQRSDVSELCTQMTLRLRDLYDPTKVDVKVRIVHTSPSGGVVAAESKQAQASWVVLDRDLKLEERHCMQDLQCNIVVMRRSQPKVVRLNLAEKQPEEPAPAPPPPQPEPSASDGGEVAGGVEEEETVSIRGPEVTPSCSTESETPCDSTDAGVSSVSSSDPGGSPLCGSETDASLKKELTEDMGATSVSSSDHGTDPFCDSEAISSVKKEATEDVRTCSAVSSDPGSSPFCDSEADVSLKKEAAEDTGTCSVTSSDHVASTFCNSETDISLKKEGTDDTGTSSAPSSDPASSPFCDSETNTSLTNEVTDSTGTSSVASSRPVTSPLCVSETDSPLKKVAGNDNIQHLHVNISDSEMETSTPQAAASLLQPWMADILQRPVSSKVLTPNRPRARRTPTADALLEKISKLDLLTEISAVRSRSDLNFRGNVRDVVSLSRSAPPGPPPLCSVCQHKTPVFGKPPRWFSYAELEYATGGFSRANFLAEGGFGSVHRGVLPDGQAIAVKQYKLASSQGDVEFCSEVEVLSCAQHRNVVMLIGFCVEDKRRLLVYEYICNRSLDTHLYGRNRETLGWAARQKIAVGAARGLRYLHEECRVGCIIHRDMRPNNILVTHDFEPLVGDFGLARWQPDGDMGVETRVIGTFGYLAPEYAQSGQITEKADVYSFGVVLVELVTGRKAVDINRPKGQQFLTEWARPLLEDHALDDLIDPRLEDRFCENEVYCMLHAANLCIRRDPHSRPRMSHVLRILEGDMVESGCISATSSVAGSMSRRMMSDRQHYQEQSSPVQPKDVSEVNRSYETLRSAWDSDRQELSDRFWYPSAADCSRPR